A part of Synechococcus sp. KORDI-49 genomic DNA contains:
- a CDS encoding DUF751 family protein, whose translation MKEFFLNVTRYPRYMVTFTLGVMNSVAEPLARRRSNPVTAVSLIGALISGFITLSLVLRAMVNAAPVA comes from the coding sequence ATGAAGGAATTCTTTCTCAACGTCACCCGCTATCCCCGTTACATGGTGACCTTCACCCTCGGAGTGATGAATTCCGTGGCCGAGCCTCTGGCCCGTCGCCGCAGCAATCCCGTCACTGCGGTCTCTCTGATCGGAGCCCTGATCAGCGGTTTCATCACCCTCTCCCTGGTGCTGCGTGCCATGGTGAACGCAGCACCGGTTGCGTGA
- a CDS encoding chlororespiratory reduction protein 7, which produces MSDPLIRACDDYVVLEPGQPERLLSAADTLTWLTGWLRQLESLPADLADRPDPAAAAQRLLDTACDLEISPGMTLQWFAVRLEPPER; this is translated from the coding sequence ATGTCCGACCCCCTGATTCGTGCCTGTGATGACTATGTGGTGCTGGAACCGGGCCAGCCGGAACGATTGCTCAGCGCCGCCGACACCCTGACATGGCTCACGGGCTGGTTGCGGCAGCTGGAATCGCTGCCAGCCGATCTGGCAGACCGTCCCGATCCGGCGGCGGCGGCGCAACGCCTGCTGGATACGGCCTGTGATCTGGAGATCAGCCCGGGCATGACGCTGCAGTGGTTTGCGGTGCGGTTGGAGCCGCCGGAGCGTTGA
- a CDS encoding glycosyltransferase: MLSLSMIVRNEEARLAACLASVSALADEMVVVDTGSTDATIAIAEAAGARVERIDWPGDFAPARNRALEFLKGDWVLVLDADEQLRPEVIPSLRALMAQPDVLVINLLRYELGAAMAPYSSVSRLFRRHPAIRWSRPYHSMIDDSVKGLLEEEPQWRVADCSEPAILHDGYRPELLAGTDKANRLRQAMQDELDASPGNPYASAKLGGLLISEGRHEEAIPLLRRGLEQEGVQDAERYELLVHLGLAITPSDPEGAITCYREALAIPLDTRISLGARLNLAARLMEQGDLEEGISLTQTATQRAPEVALGWYNLGLMQRRRGDIGSALEAYRRALSLDPDNAECHQNNAVALLMGGDIEGARNGFRTAVRLLQDQGRSQEASTLRDKASAIVKLDAEPVP, encoded by the coding sequence ATGCTCAGCCTCTCGATGATCGTGCGCAACGAGGAGGCCCGACTCGCGGCCTGCCTGGCATCCGTGAGCGCTCTGGCCGACGAGATGGTGGTGGTGGATACGGGCTCCACCGACGCCACCATCGCCATCGCGGAGGCCGCCGGTGCCAGGGTGGAGCGGATCGACTGGCCCGGTGACTTCGCCCCGGCCCGCAACCGGGCCCTGGAGTTTCTCAAAGGCGACTGGGTGCTGGTGCTGGACGCCGACGAACAGCTGAGACCTGAAGTCATTCCGAGCCTCAGGGCGCTGATGGCCCAGCCCGATGTGCTGGTGATCAACCTGCTGCGCTACGAGCTGGGTGCCGCCATGGCCCCTTACTCCAGCGTCAGCCGCCTGTTCCGCCGCCACCCTGCCATCCGCTGGAGTCGGCCGTACCACTCGATGATCGACGACAGCGTCAAGGGGCTGCTGGAGGAGGAGCCTCAGTGGCGCGTCGCTGACTGCAGCGAGCCGGCCATCCTGCATGACGGTTACCGCCCGGAGCTGCTGGCGGGCACCGACAAGGCCAACCGTCTGCGGCAGGCGATGCAGGACGAACTGGACGCCAGCCCCGGCAACCCGTATGCCAGCGCCAAGCTCGGCGGCCTGCTGATCAGCGAAGGACGTCATGAGGAGGCGATCCCTCTGCTGCGCCGCGGCCTGGAGCAGGAGGGCGTGCAGGATGCCGAGCGCTACGAGCTGCTGGTCCACCTGGGCCTTGCCATCACCCCGTCGGATCCTGAGGGCGCCATCACCTGTTACCGCGAAGCGCTCGCGATTCCTCTCGACACCCGCATCAGCCTCGGAGCCCGACTCAACCTGGCGGCACGGCTGATGGAGCAGGGAGACCTGGAAGAGGGGATCAGCCTCACCCAGACCGCCACCCAGCGCGCTCCGGAAGTGGCCCTGGGCTGGTACAACCTCGGCCTGATGCAACGCCGCCGAGGCGACATCGGCTCGGCCCTCGAGGCCTACCGCCGTGCCCTGAGCCTGGATCCCGACAACGCCGAGTGCCACCAGAACAATGCCGTGGCACTTCTGATGGGAGGCGACATCGAGGGGGCACGCAACGGCTTCCGGACGGCGGTGAGGCTGCTGCAGGACCAGGGCCGCAGCCAGGAGGCCAGCACGTTGAGGGACAAAGCATCCGCGATCGTGAAACTGGATGCGGAGCCCGTGCCGTGA
- a CDS encoding glycoside hydrolase family 3 N-terminal domain-containing protein translates to MNSSPTEAELRRRVAELLVVRASGHLEDRQRRYPRWELTNADLQRLLKQGVGGVILLGGSAAELRQRTHQLQAWAPQPLLLCADVEEGVGQRFEGASWLVPPLALGRLHQRRPSVALALAERYGRCTGDQARRCGLNWVLGPVCDVNNNPANPVINVRAWGEDPETAGLLAAAFQAGLRLAGVLGCAKHFPGHGDTSSDSHLDLPVLPHNRERLDAIELPPFQRLIVAGIDAVMTAHLLLPELDPQQPATLSGAVLTDLLRRDLGFDGLVVTDALVMEAIAARHGAAEAAVLAFAAGADLILMPADASAAIDGLVEALRSGRIPIQRLEDAIRRRRSALARVSPGDESEGPLVTAADLALEEQLVESSLIRLSAREISPAAGLNLIRVDGVLPCPPLDSSAPAITQPLAHGFRPVLIHGQGVSPWQDQPESPLALERLGDGPVLLQLFLRGNPFRGDRDSREPWGAAVLQLQRLKRLAGLLIYGSPYLWEELKPLLNSTIPALYSPGQMPVAQRLALGQLLPESAAGFSADFTD, encoded by the coding sequence ATGAACAGCAGCCCGACTGAGGCGGAACTGCGGCGGCGAGTCGCCGAGCTGCTGGTGGTGCGGGCCAGCGGTCACCTCGAGGACCGCCAGCGCCGCTACCCCCGCTGGGAACTGACCAATGCGGACCTGCAGCGATTGCTGAAGCAGGGAGTGGGAGGGGTGATCCTGCTCGGAGGCAGCGCCGCCGAACTGCGGCAGCGCACCCACCAGCTCCAGGCATGGGCACCACAGCCTCTGCTGCTCTGCGCCGATGTGGAGGAGGGCGTCGGTCAGCGCTTCGAAGGAGCCAGCTGGCTGGTGCCGCCTCTCGCCCTGGGGCGCCTGCACCAGAGACGTCCGTCAGTGGCACTGGCTCTGGCGGAACGCTACGGCCGCTGCACCGGCGATCAGGCCCGACGCTGCGGCCTCAACTGGGTGTTGGGGCCTGTCTGCGATGTCAACAACAACCCTGCCAATCCGGTGATCAATGTGCGGGCCTGGGGTGAGGATCCGGAGACCGCCGGACTTCTGGCAGCGGCCTTCCAGGCCGGGCTGCGCCTGGCTGGCGTTCTGGGCTGCGCCAAGCACTTCCCTGGCCATGGCGACACCAGCAGCGATTCCCATCTGGACCTGCCGGTGCTCCCCCACAACCGAGAGCGCCTCGACGCGATCGAGCTGCCGCCGTTCCAACGGCTGATCGTCGCCGGCATCGATGCCGTGATGACAGCCCATCTGCTGCTGCCTGAGCTGGATCCGCAGCAACCGGCCACCCTCTCCGGAGCGGTGCTCACGGATCTTTTACGCCGTGATCTCGGATTCGACGGACTGGTGGTGACCGATGCCCTGGTGATGGAGGCGATCGCGGCCCGCCATGGTGCAGCCGAAGCGGCAGTGCTCGCCTTCGCCGCCGGAGCCGATCTGATCCTGATGCCGGCCGATGCCTCCGCCGCCATCGATGGACTGGTGGAGGCTCTGCGCAGCGGTCGCATTCCGATCCAGCGGCTTGAGGACGCCATCCGACGACGACGGTCCGCGCTGGCCAGGGTGTCCCCCGGCGATGAATCCGAGGGCCCCTTGGTCACGGCCGCAGACCTCGCTCTGGAGGAGCAACTGGTGGAGAGCTCTCTGATCCGCCTGTCAGCTCGGGAGATCAGCCCTGCCGCGGGGCTCAATCTGATCCGGGTGGATGGTGTTCTGCCCTGCCCGCCTCTCGACAGCAGCGCCCCGGCGATCACACAGCCCCTGGCGCATGGGTTCCGTCCGGTGCTGATCCACGGGCAGGGTGTCTCCCCCTGGCAGGATCAACCGGAAAGCCCCCTTGCCCTGGAACGGCTTGGTGATGGCCCGGTGCTCCTGCAGCTGTTCCTGCGCGGCAATCCCTTCCGAGGCGATCGCGACAGCCGCGAACCCTGGGGGGCTGCCGTTCTCCAGCTGCAGCGGTTGAAGCGGCTGGCGGGTCTGCTCATCTATGGCAGCCCGTATCTGTGGGAGGAACTGAAGCCCCTGCTGAATTCCACGATTCCCGCGCTTTACAGCCCGGGGCAGATGCCTGTGGCGCAACGACTGGCCCTCGGGCAACTGCTGCCGGAATCAGCGGCTGGATTCAGCGCGGATTTCACCGACTGA
- a CDS encoding iron-sulfur cluster assembly accessory protein, giving the protein MTTTPTDAPTHTARDGKGILITATAMQQLARLCGEQGDNKVLRVGVRSGGCSGMSYTMDFVPASDTLEDDESYDYETPDGHSFRVICDPKSLLYIYGMQLDFSTALIGGGFNFTNPNATQTCGCGSSFAV; this is encoded by the coding sequence ATGACCACCACCCCCACCGATGCGCCGACCCACACCGCCCGGGACGGCAAGGGCATCCTGATCACGGCGACGGCCATGCAACAGCTGGCGAGACTCTGCGGAGAGCAGGGCGACAACAAGGTGCTGCGGGTGGGCGTGCGCTCCGGCGGCTGCAGCGGCATGAGTTACACGATGGATTTCGTGCCCGCCTCCGACACCCTCGAGGACGACGAGTCCTACGACTACGAGACCCCCGATGGCCACAGCTTCCGGGTGATCTGCGATCCCAAGAGTCTGCTTTACATCTACGGCATGCAGCTCGACTTCAGCACCGCACTGATCGGCGGAGGCTTCAATTTCACCAATCCGAATGCCACCCAGACCTGCGGTTGCGGCAGCTCCTTCGCCGTTTGA
- a CDS encoding glutathione S-transferase family protein, whose protein sequence is MLELHQFRHSAFCLKVRMVLQAKGLSYRTVDVSPGIGQLAVFRLSGQRQVPVLVDGDTVLADSSAIARHLEQRDPEPTLLPSDPQLAAQVHLIEDWADTTLAAAGRSALVQAAALDPELRVALLPDDLPDPVRSAMGVIPGGWVSTVSELVNQGDRADLLSSLEQLSAAVQHTPWLVGTSMTLADLSVAAQLSLLCFPPSSGSQLAGKGVAGLLDHPKLQPLFHWRDQLELKLMERTLEEV, encoded by the coding sequence ATGCTGGAACTGCACCAATTCCGCCATTCCGCCTTTTGTCTGAAAGTGCGCATGGTGCTTCAGGCCAAGGGGCTCAGCTACCGCACCGTGGATGTCAGTCCCGGCATCGGTCAGCTGGCTGTGTTCCGCCTCTCCGGTCAGCGCCAGGTGCCGGTGCTTGTGGACGGCGACACGGTGCTGGCGGATTCCAGTGCCATCGCTCGGCACCTGGAGCAGCGCGATCCCGAACCGACTCTTCTCCCCTCCGATCCGCAGCTGGCAGCGCAGGTGCATCTGATCGAGGACTGGGCGGACACGACGCTGGCGGCTGCCGGCCGATCGGCGCTGGTTCAGGCCGCGGCTCTGGATCCGGAGCTGCGGGTGGCTCTGCTGCCAGACGATCTGCCCGATCCGGTGCGTTCCGCGATGGGGGTGATCCCAGGTGGCTGGGTGAGCACCGTTTCCGAACTGGTGAACCAGGGTGACCGGGCTGATCTGCTGTCCAGCCTTGAGCAGCTGTCCGCCGCCGTTCAGCACACTCCCTGGCTGGTGGGCACATCCATGACCCTGGCTGACCTGTCGGTGGCGGCTCAGTTGTCGTTGCTCTGTTTCCCGCCTTCCTCGGGCAGTCAGCTGGCCGGAAAGGGTGTTGCCGGGCTGCTGGACCATCCCAAGCTGCAGCCTCTGTTTCACTGGCGCGATCAGCTGGAGCTCAAGCTGATGGAGCGGACTCTGGAAGAGGTGTGA
- the zds gene encoding 9,9'-di-cis-zeta-carotene desaturase — MQVAIVGSGLAGLSAAVDLVEAGHEVNLYEARPFMGGKVGSWVDEGGNHIEMGLHVFFFNYANLFALMRKVGAFDNLLPKQHTHLFVNKGGDLRELDFRFPIGAPFNGLKAFFTTPQLSWIDKLRNALALGTSPIVRGLVDYEGAMRTIRALDSVSFQDWFVGHGGSPESIRRMWNPIAYALGFIDCEAISARCMLTIFMMFAAKTEASKLNLLKGSPHRWLTGPILEYIEARGGRLHLRHRVKQVMFSEAEHPEVTGLQLGTPEGDITVEADAYLAACDVPGIQKLLPEAWRRFPQFEAIHQLEAVPVATVQLRYDGWVTELGEEHESRRRDVGQPAGLNNLLYTADADFSCFADLALASPEDYRKEGEGSLLQCVLTPGDPWIPKSVEEIVAHTDRQVRELFPSARHLQLTWSNVVKLAQSLYREAPGMEPYRPEQRTPIGNFFLAGSYTRQDYIDSMEGATMSGHLAAAEILRRPAQLATNAAVA, encoded by the coding sequence GTGCAGGTCGCGATAGTCGGTTCCGGTCTCGCGGGCCTGTCCGCTGCGGTGGATCTTGTGGAGGCCGGCCATGAGGTGAACCTCTACGAGGCCAGACCGTTCATGGGCGGCAAGGTGGGCAGCTGGGTGGACGAGGGCGGCAACCACATCGAAATGGGGTTGCATGTGTTCTTCTTCAACTACGCCAATCTCTTCGCGCTGATGCGCAAGGTGGGCGCGTTTGACAACCTGCTGCCGAAGCAGCACACCCATCTGTTCGTGAACAAGGGCGGCGACCTGCGGGAGCTGGATTTCCGCTTCCCGATCGGTGCACCCTTCAACGGTCTGAAGGCTTTCTTCACCACCCCTCAGCTCAGCTGGATCGACAAACTGCGCAACGCCCTCGCACTCGGCACATCCCCGATCGTGCGTGGTCTGGTCGATTACGAGGGGGCGATGCGCACGATCCGTGCCCTCGACTCCGTGAGCTTCCAGGACTGGTTCGTCGGCCACGGCGGCAGCCCGGAGAGCATCCGCCGCATGTGGAATCCGATCGCTTACGCCCTGGGCTTCATCGACTGCGAAGCGATCTCGGCCCGCTGCATGCTGACCATCTTCATGATGTTCGCGGCCAAGACCGAGGCCTCCAAGCTGAACCTGCTCAAGGGGTCGCCGCATCGCTGGCTCACCGGTCCGATCCTGGAGTACATCGAGGCCCGAGGCGGCCGGCTGCATCTGCGTCATCGCGTCAAGCAGGTGATGTTCAGCGAGGCGGAGCATCCCGAAGTCACCGGCCTGCAGCTGGGCACTCCGGAGGGCGACATCACCGTCGAGGCGGATGCCTATCTGGCGGCCTGCGATGTGCCCGGAATTCAGAAGCTGCTCCCAGAGGCCTGGCGCCGCTTCCCTCAGTTCGAGGCGATCCACCAGCTTGAAGCGGTTCCGGTGGCCACCGTGCAGCTGCGCTACGACGGCTGGGTCACGGAACTGGGCGAGGAGCACGAGAGCCGCCGAAGGGATGTGGGCCAGCCGGCGGGCCTCAACAACCTCCTCTATACCGCCGATGCGGACTTCAGCTGTTTCGCCGACCTGGCCCTCGCCAGCCCCGAGGACTACCGCAAGGAGGGAGAGGGTTCCCTGCTCCAGTGCGTGCTCACGCCCGGTGATCCGTGGATCCCGAAGAGTGTTGAGGAGATCGTCGCCCACACCGACCGTCAGGTGAGGGAGCTGTTCCCTTCGGCTCGCCATCTCCAGCTCACCTGGAGCAACGTGGTGAAGCTGGCCCAATCGCTGTATCGCGAGGCCCCGGGGATGGAGCCCTACCGGCCTGAGCAGCGCACCCCGATCGGCAACTTTTTCCTGGCCGGCAGCTACACACGACAGGACTACATCGATTCGATGGAGGGGGCGACGATGAGCGGTCACCTGGCTGCCGCCGAGATTCTGCGCAGACCGGCGCAGCTGGCCACCAACGCAGCGGTGGCCTGA
- a CDS encoding SRPBCC family protein, with translation MGRWLEHTVTTEVQAPVDRVWAVWSDLEAMPRWMRWIESVKTLDDPELTDWTLAAQGFRFHWKARITQRVEAQQLHWESVGGLSTKGAVRFYPESVDRTVVKLSVTYELPRVLAPLMEPSILGGIVTKELQANLDRFRDLVEDRA, from the coding sequence ATGGGACGCTGGCTGGAACACACCGTCACCACAGAGGTCCAGGCTCCAGTCGACCGGGTCTGGGCCGTGTGGAGTGATCTTGAGGCGATGCCGCGCTGGATGCGCTGGATCGAATCCGTGAAAACGCTGGATGATCCGGAGCTCACGGATTGGACCCTGGCGGCCCAGGGCTTTCGTTTTCACTGGAAGGCGCGCATCACCCAGCGGGTGGAGGCTCAGCAGCTTCACTGGGAATCCGTCGGTGGTCTGTCCACCAAGGGAGCGGTGCGCTTCTACCCGGAGTCCGTCGATCGCACCGTGGTGAAACTGAGCGTCACCTATGAGCTCCCGAGGGTCTTGGCACCGTTGATGGAGCCCAGCATCCTGGGGGGAATCGTCACCAAGGAGCTGCAGGCGAATCTTGACCGCTTCCGGGACCTGGTGGAAGACCGCGCCTGA
- the rbfA gene encoding 30S ribosome-binding factor RbfA → MAQGRRVERVAALIRKETSELLINGIRDERVHQGMVSITEVEVSGDLQHCKIFVSIFGEPEDRHQVLEGLQAASGYLRGELGRRLQMRRSPEVVFQLDRGIEKGTSVLGLLNRLEGERQERGEIPPGSDEQQPD, encoded by the coding sequence ATGGCTCAGGGGCGGCGGGTCGAACGGGTGGCGGCCCTGATCCGCAAAGAAACCAGCGAACTGCTGATCAACGGGATCCGTGACGAACGGGTCCATCAGGGCATGGTGAGCATCACCGAAGTGGAGGTGTCCGGCGACCTCCAGCACTGCAAGATCTTCGTGAGCATCTTCGGCGAACCGGAGGACCGCCATCAGGTGCTGGAAGGCCTGCAGGCCGCCAGCGGCTATCTGCGCGGTGAGCTGGGTCGACGATTGCAGATGCGCCGGTCGCCGGAGGTGGTCTTCCAGCTCGATCGCGGCATCGAGAAGGGCACCTCCGTGCTGGGCCTGCTGAACCGCCTTGAGGGGGAACGTCAGGAACGCGGCGAGATTCCTCCGGGAAGCGATGAACAGCAGCCCGACTGA
- a CDS encoding DUF6816 family protein: protein MRRLLALIIAITILLSDSPAWATPLDERLHSWPDWSLPAPLSRPSNRDDLIYPDWFSGLWQVESRDLDAPADEPLIHQALFAPDARDRLVGDRSFNAMAIGRALLGEQLLRVEDDPESANRQIAWLKGDLRLETTVTGRRQETPDQTSFLADELVLQILHAPGPPRLSRIETLSRYHLCGDEICAEQWQGRYASPGESLRDQAVAHHHYQLRFTPLPESAPSA from the coding sequence TTGCGGAGACTTCTGGCCCTGATCATCGCCATCACCATCCTGCTCAGCGACTCACCCGCATGGGCCACGCCGCTGGACGAACGGCTCCACAGCTGGCCGGACTGGAGTCTGCCGGCTCCCTTGTCGCGTCCTTCGAACCGCGACGACCTCATCTATCCGGACTGGTTTTCAGGGCTGTGGCAGGTGGAGAGCCGCGATCTGGATGCACCTGCCGACGAACCGCTGATCCACCAGGCCCTGTTTGCACCTGATGCCCGCGATCGGCTGGTGGGGGATCGCAGCTTCAATGCCATGGCCATCGGTCGGGCCCTGCTCGGCGAGCAGCTGCTGCGGGTGGAGGACGACCCGGAGTCGGCCAACCGCCAGATCGCCTGGCTCAAGGGAGACCTGAGGCTGGAAACCACGGTGACCGGCCGACGCCAGGAAACCCCTGATCAGACGTCATTTCTGGCGGACGAGCTGGTGCTGCAGATCCTTCATGCGCCGGGACCTCCGCGACTGAGTCGGATTGAAACCCTGAGCAGGTATCACCTCTGCGGAGATGAGATCTGCGCCGAACAATGGCAAGGGCGATACGCCTCTCCCGGAGAGAGCCTGCGCGATCAGGCTGTTGCCCATCACCACTACCAGCTCCGATTCACACCTCTTCCAGAGTCCGCTCCATCAGCTTGA
- a CDS encoding ParA family protein, translating into MAAEGSGKFADIESLRQHVIQQCDVLGYTISSQSDQNKTDGFEINRNDENISVQIKNHRAKTNIAEVCKFTEFLDLDQCSHLSGGWLISTSGFSKPALTHVRTERPSNLRLGTSTPYGIRWNYDPLGEDDLAADESFGFSDCHSQQPITYIGVFTCKGGVGKTTVAAHLAGAFALQGYDVILVDLDPDRNLRKLFIEDQTSDDETASLYVPAHRKGFIGSTITVLNAEEWDERQYPDVKIVICDCSPVLSENPSRFIRRFDHCLIPTTLSPLGIAKNGDVITRTFRHIRSINHTAALHTLINCYIDDGAFAKRNRLLLSALETHIRDYQKEDSNCQLIDPKDARIRRNDNLLYWGYHIVDGSMPRLAFNEVLGRSVPRTDFLQLAEYLEIKTSIREMHKPLASEPTAAAA; encoded by the coding sequence ATGGCGGCTGAAGGTTCTGGAAAATTCGCAGACATTGAGAGCCTGCGTCAGCACGTCATTCAGCAATGCGATGTGTTGGGTTATACGATTTCAAGCCAATCAGATCAGAACAAAACTGACGGCTTCGAAATCAACCGAAACGATGAGAATATCTCCGTTCAGATCAAGAATCACCGCGCCAAAACGAACATTGCCGAGGTCTGCAAGTTCACTGAATTCCTGGACCTCGACCAGTGTTCTCACCTCAGCGGTGGCTGGCTGATTTCCACGAGCGGCTTCAGCAAGCCCGCTCTCACCCACGTTCGCACCGAACGCCCCTCCAACCTGCGCCTGGGCACATCAACGCCCTACGGCATCCGCTGGAACTACGACCCTCTGGGTGAAGACGATCTGGCAGCCGACGAATCCTTCGGCTTCTCCGACTGCCACTCGCAACAGCCCATCACCTACATCGGTGTGTTCACCTGCAAAGGAGGTGTCGGCAAGACCACCGTTGCGGCCCACCTGGCAGGAGCCTTTGCTCTGCAGGGCTACGACGTGATCCTGGTGGACCTGGATCCCGACAGGAATCTGCGCAAGCTGTTCATCGAAGATCAAACATCTGACGATGAAACAGCTTCGCTCTATGTTCCCGCCCATCGCAAAGGCTTCATCGGCAGCACAATCACCGTGCTGAATGCTGAGGAATGGGACGAACGCCAATATCCGGACGTCAAAATCGTGATCTGTGACTGTTCACCTGTTCTCAGCGAGAACCCTTCACGATTCATCCGGCGCTTTGATCATTGCCTCATCCCCACCACTCTCAGCCCTCTTGGAATCGCCAAGAATGGCGATGTGATCACCCGCACCTTCCGCCATATCCGAAGCATCAACCACACCGCAGCCCTGCACACCCTGATCAATTGCTACATCGATGACGGCGCCTTCGCGAAACGCAATCGATTGCTGCTTTCAGCCCTCGAGACTCACATCCGGGATTACCAGAAGGAAGATTCCAACTGTCAGCTGATTGATCCAAAGGACGCCCGCATCCGACGCAATGACAATCTTCTGTACTGGGGTTATCACATCGTCGATGGCAGCATGCCGCGACTGGCTTTCAACGAAGTGCTCGGACGCAGTGTTCCTCGCACCGATTTCCTGCAGCTTGCCGAATACCTGGAAATCAAGACCTCCATCCGGGAGATGCACAAACCATTGGCATCCGAGCCCACCGCTGCTGCGGCCTGA
- a CDS encoding uroporphyrinogen-III synthase produces the protein MSDPLQGCTVVVTRAAEQQGEARQLLEAAGAQVLDLPALVIGPPDDWGPLDDALADLENFHWIVFSSANGVQAVDQRLQRLGRSLSRRPDGLRLAAVGRKTARVLEELGATADFVPPQFVADSLIEHFPVSGYGLRILLPRVQSGGRTVLAEAFGEAGVRVVEVAAYESRCPEAMPEITARALAEQAVGVIAFSSGKTAQHTARLLEQHLGAAWLRHLDGVKLISIGPQTSLSCHKHFGRVDAEATRHDLEGLVEACSQAMQSGA, from the coding sequence GTGAGCGATCCACTCCAGGGATGCACCGTGGTGGTGACGAGGGCGGCCGAACAGCAGGGAGAAGCCCGTCAGCTGCTGGAAGCCGCCGGCGCGCAGGTGCTGGACCTGCCGGCCCTGGTGATCGGCCCTCCCGACGACTGGGGACCCCTCGATGACGCGTTGGCCGATCTGGAGAACTTTCACTGGATCGTTTTCTCCAGCGCCAACGGTGTTCAGGCGGTGGATCAGCGGTTGCAGCGGCTGGGTCGCAGCCTGTCGCGACGGCCGGACGGCCTGCGACTCGCCGCCGTGGGGCGCAAGACGGCCCGGGTGCTGGAGGAGCTGGGCGCAACGGCGGACTTCGTTCCACCCCAGTTCGTGGCCGACAGCCTGATCGAGCACTTCCCCGTCTCCGGTTACGGCCTGCGGATCCTGTTGCCGAGAGTTCAGAGCGGTGGGCGCACCGTTCTGGCGGAGGCTTTCGGCGAGGCGGGTGTTCGGGTGGTCGAGGTGGCCGCCTATGAATCCCGCTGCCCGGAGGCGATGCCGGAGATCACCGCCCGGGCTCTGGCCGAGCAGGCCGTGGGAGTGATCGCCTTCAGCAGCGGTAAAACCGCTCAGCACACGGCCAGGCTGCTGGAGCAGCACCTGGGGGCAGCCTGGTTGCGGCATCTCGACGGTGTGAAGCTGATTTCCATCGGCCCCCAGACAAGCCTCAGCTGCCACAAGCACTTCGGGCGCGTGGATGCCGAGGCAACACGCCACGACCTCGAAGGGCTGGTGGAAGCCTGTTCTCAGGCCATGCAGAGCGGGGCCTGA